The sequence AGGCGCTGGAGACCTGCTCAGCGCCGGTGGTCAGGTCGGCAATAATCTGGTGAATCGGCCGAGTAATGGCCCGGGTTACAAGAATCCCTGCAATGACAGCCAAGACGACGCAAACCAGCGCGGCACTGAGGAAGAAGGTCTTCAGAAAGATTGCTTGAGACTGAGCATTCTGAACCTGAGCAGTAACCTTGTCTTCGGTTTTCTTCAGGAGGTCTTTCAGGTGGTCGATGGCTTCTCTCTGGAGTGTAGTGACTGGTCCGAGGGTCTGCTCGAGGGCCTGAGCATACAATTCGCGGCTTTTGTTGGTCAGGACCAGCATCTTGTCAAAATCCTTAAAGACTTCCTGCATGGCCGGAACCATTTGACTGCCGAAAATCTCTCTGGCCTGGTCAATCTGATTCTGCTGGACCAGTTTTTTGATGTCGGAAACGGCCTTATGGAACTGCTGATGATACGGCCGGCATTCTGAGACAATCTGTTTGATTTCCTCACTGTTTGTCTGATAAGTGGAGAAGAATCTGCCGGCATTGCAGGCGGCGTGGTCCTCGCCGCCGTCAAAGACGGCCTTGGAATCCTCCAGCAGTGTGCGCACTTTGTTAACAACCACATAATGGTCTTTGGTAAACTGCTCAATGCGGCGAGTCATGTCAACCGGGTCGGCAATGCCGATTTTGTCAATCTGGTGCGACAGGTCCAGCACCTTGGCGATTTCGTTCTGCCAGGCGTCCCAGCTTTTCAGAAATTGGCTCCAGGCGGCCTTTTCTTCAGGAGTAGATGGCAGGGCTTCATAGACCGCAAAGGTCTTTTTACAGTCTTCGATGGCGGTGCTGTAGTTGCTGTACTGGCGCTGACGAAGTTCATCGGATGCTCCCGGAATGCTCAGGGTCCGCAGCGTCCCCCGGATATTTTCAGCCAGATAAACTATGTTGTTCATAGCTGTCACCTGGGGCATGGCTTCGGCTCCGATGTCTTCAATCGCCGTGCTGCTTTGACTGGTGCTGTAAAAGCCGAGCAGCCCGAGCAGAAGGGTCATGCCGGCAATCAGCAAAAAGGACAGAATCAATTTCGTTCCCAGTTTCATTTTTTTGAACATACACAAATCTCCTTCCTGTATTGTTTGTTCTGTATGAGTTTGTCCCCCCGTCCAGAAGCGTCCGTACTGTTTGTCTTCCTTTTGGATATGGGTAACCAGCCAGTTTTTGAGAAACTCGGCCAGATTAAGAGAGTTGACAGGGCGGCCTGCCTGAAAATCTTCGAAGAGTTTTTGGACGTGGGCCACAAGGCGCTGATGTTTGGTTTGATGAGCCGGCAGGGCCGGGTAGCCAATCTGCCGCATCAGGGCTTCTTCCTCTGAAAAGTGGGTGTTAACGTAGCCAACCAGTTCGCGAAGCGTTTGCTGAATAATCTCTTTGCTGCGTCCGAGCTGAAGCGCATCATAAAACTGGTTGATTAAATCAACCAGGCGCTGATGCTGGCGGTCCATTTCCGGAATGCCGACCGAAAAAGAATTGTTCCACTGAAACAAAGGCATGGTTTCCTCTCCGATTCCGTTCACACGTTCAAGCCGCTTGTTCGGCCGACTGAACGATCGAAGCGGACAAGCGGTCTTCTGATAAGGTCCGATTAATATTCAGGAGAAGTTTGGCGGCGGAATCTGATTTAATCAGACCGTCCAGGAAAGAACTTCCCTGAAGCATATCGGCGGGCGGTTCGATCTGTTCGGGGCGGACTTCGAGCACTTCGAGGACGGCATCGACCAGAAGTCCGGCGGCTTGGGCTGTTTCACCGCGGGTGAACTCAACCACGATGATGCAGGTCTGCTGGGTGAGTGTGCCGTCGGGCATTTGGAATTTGCGGCGCAGGTCGATAACCGGAATGATGCGTCCCCGCAGGTTGATAATTCCTCGCAGATAAGCCGGAGATTGCGGGACCGGGACCGCCGGTACATATCCGATGATTTCCCGAACCGTCAGAAGCGGGACAGCATATTGTTCGCTGCCTAAAACGAAGGTTAAAACCAGATGAGTTTCGTTCAGCTTCCCTCTGCCTGCCGTTTGTGTTCGCCCTGTGTTTTCAGACATTTCTATCTTCCTTCCGTACGGGGTTCCCTGCGTTTCTCCCTCGCCTGTCTGAAACCGGATTTTTTTGTCGGTAAAGAAAATACTGCAGTTTAAAAAAATTACGTAGAAAAAAAGAAGGAAAACAGGTGCTATAAAAGCAGGATTTTCTGCAAGACTAACCGGATTTTTCCGGATGAGCAGGGGAAATAGACTGGGCGGAATATCGGAAATTAAGAATATTTTGTCTGTTTAGTTCCGATAACTGCGGATATTGCGGCTTTTTTAAAGTACAATCCGGCGGGGTCGCCTCAAAGGGTCTCCCGCCGGATTTGCTGCGAAGGAGCGGGATTAACGTTTTTTGGTTTTCCCGGCCAGCAGACCGCCCAAGGCCAGCAGCGTTACGGATGCGGGTTCCGGAATGACATCGGCATAGATTTCGATGGTGCCGACATAAAAATCCTTTTGGTCTTTGCCGTTTTCCAGCCCGTTTGCGTAGGTGTTCCAGCCGTAATCCCAGCCCGCGCGGGTATAATTTTTGTCATAAATCAGCGTACCGGTATAGAGGAAGGTACCGGCCATTCCCCAGTTTGACATCGGTGTGGTTCCGAGGGCGGGATTGTACCAGTGAATCTGGCCGTCCGTGATGAGGGTGCCGCTGATTTGCATGGTATAGAGGGTTCCTGTCGGGTCCACGGTCCAGCTGTTGACGTTCAGAGTGAAGGCCGTACCGCGGAAGAGACTGTTGGTCAGAAAACCCGCCGCCGGCCCGGACGGCTCTTTGTAGTCATTAATGGCCCAGGCCGCCTGAGAAGGGGTGGGGAAAACCTGAGTCAGCAGGGCGCCGGCGGGCGTATTGTCCACATTGTCGGCAAAGTACACCGTCGGGGGGATGACACCGCCCAGAGGGCTGTAGGTCGGGGCCATGCCAATCAGGTCAAAGCCGAACTGGCTCTGTCCGACCGGCTGGCCGGAGAAAATATCATTGAAGCTGACCCCGTTGTACTTGGTGTCATCAAACTGGAAGGGGGCACCGTTGGTGTTATTGTAACCGAATTGTGCCCGGATGTAGGCCTGGTTGTTAACATTTTCATCATAGCCGCTGATGACGCCGTCCTGATTCCAGTCGAGATTGTTGTAGTAAATCATCAGGCCCCCTCCGGCCGTGCCCAGTTTGACGATAGCAGCCGGAGTCCAAACGGTCGGCAGAAACAGCAGACAGACAACGAGCG comes from Anaerohalosphaeraceae bacterium and encodes:
- a CDS encoding chemotaxis protein CheW, whose translation is MSENTGRTQTAGRGKLNETHLVLTFVLGSEQYAVPLLTVREIIGYVPAVPVPQSPAYLRGIINLRGRIIPVIDLRRKFQMPDGTLTQQTCIIVVEFTRGETAQAAGLLVDAVLEVLEVRPEQIEPPADMLQGSSFLDGLIKSDSAAKLLLNINRTLSEDRLSASIVQSAEQAA
- a CDS encoding bacteriohemerythrin codes for the protein MPLFQWNNSFSVGIPEMDRQHQRLVDLINQFYDALQLGRSKEIIQQTLRELVGYVNTHFSEEEALMRQIGYPALPAHQTKHQRLVAHVQKLFEDFQAGRPVNSLNLAEFLKNWLVTHIQKEDKQYGRFWTGGQTHTEQTIQEGDLCMFKKMKLGTKLILSFLLIAGMTLLLGLLGFYSTSQSSTAIEDIGAEAMPQVTAMNNIVYLAENIRGTLRTLSIPGASDELRQRQYSNYSTAIEDCKKTFAVYEALPSTPEEKAAWSQFLKSWDAWQNEIAKVLDLSHQIDKIGIADPVDMTRRIEQFTKDHYVVVNKVRTLLEDSKAVFDGGEDHAACNAGRFFSTYQTNSEEIKQIVSECRPYHQQFHKAVSDIKKLVQQNQIDQAREIFGSQMVPAMQEVFKDFDKMLVLTNKSRELYAQALEQTLGPVTTLQREAIDHLKDLLKKTEDKVTAQVQNAQSQAIFLKTFFLSAALVCVVLAVIAGILVTRAITRPIHQIIADLTTGAEQVSSA